The Mycosarcoma maydis chromosome 8, whole genome shotgun sequence DNA segment TGGGCGCCCCTGAGCTAGCCGTAAGcacacgctcaagacgctgcGCATTGACAGAAAGTGGTTCCGTCCCAGGCGCGATCGTCGACTGCGACTCTTGCTTCGTCAGCGGGGCAGAGGTGTCATACACGTACTCGTCGGCTTCATGTTCGCCATCGGCATCTCCGTCTGCATCCAAGTCTTCGTCCCACGCATCCGCGGCGCCTGCAACGTCGATGTTGGCTGTAGCAGTTTTCGAGGAAGAAATATCCGGGCTTACTTGCAGAGAACCGACTAGGCCTGATGCTATCTCTGCTTGACTTCTCGGTCCGTCTTCTTCGCTCTTCGTGTTGCCTAGCGTGATGTCATACAAAGCGTTTCCAGCGGGTGGCACAGGTCTGTTTCGCTTCTTGGGTGACGATGGAGTCGGTGTAGCGATCGGGATTTGGCCGGGGCTGCTGGGTAGAGATGCATTGGCAGAATTACTGGCACCGATTGCCGCTGgactcgctgctgctggacCAACTAGCGCCATGTTGCGCCgaccagctgcagcagctgggCTTGCGCGAGCACTCACGGTATCCGCCCTGCCAGGCGTCTTTTGCACCTGATTGAGCACAGAGTATCCCAAATTCGCCATCATTTCTGCTGGTGTGAAGGTCCCGCTTCCAGACGGAGCTGGAGTACCATTCGAATGTCCGACACCTGAGCACACGCTGTGCCCGTTGATCGCGCTCGAGATGGGCTGAGGAAAAGAGCGAGACACCAGGAACGGCGTCCAtttgagcttgtcggcTCGCACCTTAAGATACCCCTTGGATTCGTAGTTTTTGAGATGCGCGATCACGTAGTCACGATCAAAGTGGATGCGATAGTCGCGAGGGAGGGAAGCAGCCGCATTCTTGTCCCTGTCCTTGTACGAAGGCAATCGGGTTGCAGGTGGCGGTCtgtgctgcagcggcggcCTACCACGTTTGCGCAATTGCGACTCGGGCGCAGAAGAGGTACCACCAGCTGAGGCAGAGCCCGCTGCAATGCCTTCCCGCGCGCGGTActtgcttgttgctggCGTTCGGCTGTTTGCGTTGTTTCCGTCATAAACTACAATCATGTCTTTCTCTGCAAGCACATAGTAGATATCCTCCAACTGCATGGCCGTTGCGCGGCTAATGTCGTCCATGCTGACCTCGTCCGGGGCTGTGCGCAAATAGTAGAATACAGCCAGCGTCCAGTAATTGCGGTAGCTCAGCAGACCAAGGTCGCTGAGCGGCTTCTCGGGCGTACCGGTTCGCCCCTCTTTTTTGGAGAGCAGAAAGCTGATGTCGATCAAAAAATTACCCCATCCCCTCCTTTGGCGCACTGGCAGTGTCATGATACATGAGACATTGTAATTCATCGGACTGCGCTTCTCCTTGCTAAAGTAGCCCACAAAGTGGTCGCCCGTGCTGTCACCCTCTGTGACTATATAGAACAGGAAAGGCTCCACATCATAGTAGAGCGTCTTGTGATCAAGAAACATCTTGGCAAGCAGGCACAAGTTCTGGCAGTAGATCTTGTTCTTCCTGCCATCGACCTCGTACACGCAGATGTTGCCGTCACGATAGATCTCGTCGCCTGGTGGATGTCGCATCTTGCACTTGAGTCGGTGACGCTGTGCCATGAAGCGGCTCTTCATGTACTTGAGGCAGAACTCGCAGATCCACAGACGTCCGTCGGGTACCATGCTGTACTCTTCTGGATAAGGCGCTTGGTACCAAGTGTCGATATCGAACTCGCCAAAGCGGATGCATTTGATTGGTGAAGCGGTTCCCGTCTCGGCACTGCTGGCCGCGGTGGTGATCTCAACCTGCGATAACACTGATGTGCTTGATGGCGAATGTCGAGTAACAAGCTGTGCACGGGAGGTACGAGATGTGCCAATGGGTGAGTCCGTAGGGATGATTGAGCTCGCGTGGCGCGGtgatgcagctgctgaaCTTGAGATCACAGTCGGAGTCAGTCCGGGTCGCCTGACCACGCGACTGCCCGAACTTGCTGGTAGGTCGGCAAGAATGCCACCAAGCTTgtcttgagcagcttgttgtGCACGTTGAAAACGTTCAATGTCTTGCGGTGTCGGTTTGTACGGCAGCGTGAGTGCATCCGACCCTTCAAGCACGCCGCCGAACGGgtcttcttcttcgctGCTCTTGGCGTCACACTCACcggctgcatcgtcttcgtcatcttcTCGGACGTCCTTCGTCGAATCTCCATCGTGTACGCCATGTTCTAAGCCGTGTTCTCCGTCCGAAGAATCTGAGCCCTCTTGATCGCCGAGCCTGGCgttcctgctgctgctagcATGTCTATCTGCACCAGTCAGACTCGAAACCGGCCTTTGATTGGATCGAGACGCACCGGCGGATTTTCTAGGACGACCTCGCTTGCCGCCTCTGGCACTCCCTCCGCCACCAGTAGCTGTCTGTTTAGAAGAGCTGTTCAACGATGAAGGCATCATGCCCGTCTGTATTTTCGAGCGTGGAGACCATGGAGAGACGGGAGCAAAGTTGAGCAAAGAGCCAGCCGCGCTGAGCAGGCCATTTTTGAGCGTGTTCATAACGGCGAAATTGGGGCcagcgagcagctgcgcatctTTGGCCCGATGAAGTGAGGCGTGCGCCGTCAGAAGCGAGTCGATGCTCCTATCCGGATTCGAGGGCTTACTTTGTCTGCCGGAGCTCGAGACACGTACGATCTGGCTGGGGAGATGCGTGGAAGCGGGACAGGCCGGCAGTGACCATTGATGGTGCTGATCGCCGGCTACGCAGGTCGGGCAGTGCCATTGACCCTTGGGTGGTTTTGAAAGAGCAGGAGTTAGGCAGTAGAGATGCCAGCCACGGTCGCACCGATCGCAGAACATGAGCTGTGCCTGATGAATTCACAAGGAGGCAGAGTAGCTGATCAGTCAGTGTCGTGGCGGGAACGCTTCCATCAAATGAAGTCTTCACAGCGTTGCACAAAGGAAGCGCTACGATGCAAGACGAGTCAAAGAGGAGGAAAGGATACTCACATCGTCACCTTTGTCGTCACAAACTTCGCACTTCTTGCATTCGATGCACCTCCAATTGTACGACAAGGCTTTGTGCACTTTGGTCGATTTGCGACCCCACTTGAGGCACGAGGGATgtccgctgctgccgcatTCGTAGCACGAAATGAGCAGCTTGGGTGTACCACCCCTTGACCTATCAGCAGGCTGCAAGCAGAAGGCACACGTCTCTTGGGGTGGAGCTCGTCGAGTCGCGGGTCTTGTCGGCGGTCTTTTTTTGACGGCAGGTAAAGTCTTAAGCCTGCGTTTCTTTGCCGGGCTCACTGACGCTCCTGCAATCTGCCTTGTGCGGACTCGCTTCGAGGGCGATGCAGGGAGTCTTGAGCCAGATGGTCCAGCTGCGAGCGGAGCAGTTGCCGAACTGAGTGGCTGAACGGTCATCATCGCTCTGCTGTCAGATGAAGAGTGATTCGAGAGCATGACATGATGGGTCGATGGTGGTTCAACAGCCGGATCCTAAGCACAACGAGTAGATGCTGTGGCCGTTTCGAGGGGTGGGGATGTGTTTGATttcgtgctgctgcaatAGCTGAGTGCGGTGCTTTCGCCTGCGATGTTTTCAGGGATGTAGTTATGGTGTTGGCAGCGATGCTTCTCGTGTTTTGACAGGATCAAGTAGCAAGCCTGAGTGATCGCACGCCTCACTATGAGGGAAAAGCTGTTTTGAGTGCCTTTCTGGTGATCCAAAGAAATGACTGAGTCTGTGATCGTCTGAACGGGCCATCCAGTCGGTCGAGCCGAAAGTGACCAAGTAAGCCGCAGTTGTTCTTGATGTTGCTCTGTCGAATCGTCCAATAGCAGCGGTACACGACCAAATTGTCGTTGCAACTTCTCTTGCCAATGTGACCTTCGGTGGTGCAAAGGATGATGTTGTTCAGATGAGACAGCCTCGTTGAGCCTGATCTTCGCAgacaaacacgaaaagAGGACAACACGGAtcattcgtggttcacgattgcggaGTCACCTTAGCAAAAAtgtggtgctgctcgcgACTCTCTCTTTGTCACTCTCCACACGCCTGTGTTTCCGACCGTGCGCGTTTTGTAGCTgcgccattcacgattcgcgattcacgattacgaCCTCAGCTGGCGTTTCCCAActcaagaatcgtgaatcgtgaatcagaaCGCGCTTTTTGAGACCCTCACGCCTCACACTTCGTGCCAGTGACCTCGGATTTTGGGAGTCGAGACAAATGTAACGCCGGTCTAACACAACTAAAAACCCGGCACCGTGGCGTGTGGCAAGAACTGGGCCATGGACCCATGGACCGTGGACTATGGTCGCACTTCTTCTGACATACAGGCACCTTTACGTGACAGAAGCACCTGCAATCGCAAATTCCTCGAGAGATAGCGGACAAAGGCATATTCAGTTGGGTATCGGTGTGTATTGAGCGTGCCACCAGCTCAGTAGCCCATGTCAGACCAAGCGAGAGCGTCAAGTAGGCCCTGCCACTTTGCACGCGCGTGGTCATGTTCTTGCAGAACGCGGTCGGCCTGCGTagcatcttgagcttggacaGCTGATCTGGCTGCGATGCGTCCAATCTGATCATCAACACCGACCTTGAGTTCTTCCACGAGTCTGTTAAGAGCTTTGCGTTGCCGTTCGCATTCGAGCCGGAAGCTTTCGCGCTTGTGGGTCTCGGACTCGATCCAATTTGCCGAGATATCAGCACTCATCGAAGCATCAGTCGAGATCGCTTCGGAGACATCCGTATGGCCAAAAAGAGTGGCTTCGCCATCCATGTCACCAACAGCCACTCGC contains these protein-coding regions:
- a CDS encoding uncharacterized protein (related to histone acetyltransferase 3 (myst)); protein product: MTVQPLSSATAPLAAGPSGSRLPASPSKRVRTRQIAGASVSPAKKRRLKTLPAVKKRPPTRPATRRAPPQETCAFCLQPADRSRGGTPKLLISCYECGSSGHPSCLKWGRKSTKVHKALSYNWRCIECKKCEVCDDKGDDAQLMFCDRCDRGWHLYCLTPALSKPPKGQWHCPTCVAGDQHHQWSLPACPASTHLPSQIVRVSSSGRQSKPSNPDRSIDSLLTAHASLHRAKDAQLLAGPNFAVMNTLKNGLLSAAGSLLNFAPVSPWSPRSKIQTGMMPSSLNSSSKQTATGGGGSARGGKRGRPRKSAGASRSNQRPVSSLTGADRHASSSRNARLGDQEGSDSSDGEHGLEHGVHDGDSTKDVREDDEDDAAGECDAKSSEEEDPFGGVLEGSDALTLPYKPTPQDIERFQRAQQAAQDKLGGILADLPASSGSRVVRRPGLTPTVISSSAAASPRHASSIIPTDSPIGTSRTSRAQLVTRHSPSSTSVLSQVEITTAASSAETGTASPIKCIRFGEFDIDTWYQAPYPEEYSMVPDGRLWICEFCLKYMKSRFMAQRHRLKCKMRHPPGDEIYRDGNICVYEVDGRKNKIYCQNLCLLAKMFLDHKTLYYDVEPFLFYIVTEGDSTGDHFVGYFSKEKRSPMNYNVSCIMTLPVRQRRGWGNFLIDISFLLSKKEGRTGTPEKPLSDLGLLSYRNYWTLAVFYYLRTAPDEVSMDDISRATAMQLEDIYYVLAEKDMIVVYDGNNANSRTPATSKYRAREGIAAGSASAGGTSSAPESQLRKRGRPPLQHRPPPATRLPSYKDRDKNAAASLPRDYRIHFDRDYVIAHLKNYESKGYLKVRADKLKWTPFLVSRSFPQPISSAINGHSVCSGVGHSNGTPAPSGSGTFTPAEMMANLGYSVLNQVQKTPGRADTVSARASPAAAAGRRNMALVGPAAASPAAIGASNSANASLPSSPGQIPIATPTPSSPKKRNRPVPPAGNALYDITLGNTKSEEDGPRSQAEIASGLVGSLQVSPDISSSKTATANIDVAGAADAWDEDLDADGDADGEHEADEYVYDTSAPLTKQESQSTIAPGTEPLSVNAQRLERVLTASSGAPSGPAIRVSPQVQLPLEVANPWQARDGATTTPDAYDAEYDLGDEDADGSDDPALEEI